Proteins encoded in a region of the Podospora pseudopauciseta strain CBS 411.78 chromosome 6, whole genome shotgun sequence genome:
- a CDS encoding hypothetical protein (EggNog:ENOG503NWW8; COG:Q): MKISVRTTGLPLCRAALPGRAVRTMATAAVAAATHVSSGSSSPMSMPPRLFNVRAAQNARLPVQPASPPRQPTTTTTTPQSQTHPLMPPGYIATTATLPTFTIPSVILPTPSHHLLAKSIISAFRRDGIIQIAQSPLQQRLCKEAMAASKKFFALPPEKKAACVDERSYGGYIASGEEVTDGIADYSEIFTITRDFAKTDSRVKAGWPCHGPVPWPENGGMRETMMRYKTELGEEGKRLVRLVEMGLGLEEGELGRWIGDDGKQGEGGWHHARVLRFPPRNKTNGKGKEGRGIGSHTDYGLLVISAQDEVGGLFIRRPSREERFANWEESAAGLREEEEGWVFVPPVGGTHTVILGDMMQYLTRNYLTATPHKVGLNTRERFAFAYFHEPSFQAVLKPLNGGVIPTDLDDSRKKDKGVHYGTHFTNMFIRNYPERITTKRLLAEGRYGLLERPELRTIGAVPTTTTVEKSV; the protein is encoded by the exons ATGAAGATCTCGGTCCGCACCACGGGTCTTCCCCTCTGCCGGGCTGCTCTACCCGGCAGAGCCGTCAGAACAATGGCCACAGCCGCcgttgccgccgccacccaTGTCTCCTCAGGGTCGTCGTCACCCATGAGCATGCCACCACGCTTGTTCAACGTCCGAGCCGCGCAAAACGCCAGACTCCCTGTTCAACCTGCCTCACCCCCAcgccagcccaccaccaccaccaccaccccccaaagtcaaacccaccccctcatGCCCCCGGGCTACATCGCCACAACtgccaccctccccaccttcaccatccccagcgtcatcctccccaccccatcccaccacctcctcgcaAAATCCATCATCTCGGCCTTCCGACGAGACGGCATAATTCAAATAGCCCAatcccctctccaacaacgcCTCTGCAAAGAAGCAATGGCAGCCTCAAAGAAGTTCTTTGCACTCCCGCCCGAGAAAAAGGCGGCTTGCGTGGATGAACGGTCGTATGGGGGTTACATCGCCTCCGGGGAAGAGGTCACCGACGGCATAGCCGACTACAGCGAGATattcaccatcacccgcGATTTCGCCAAGACTGACTCGAGGGTCAAGGCGGGGTGGCCTTGTCATGGACCTGTTCCCTGGCCTGAGAATGGGGGAATGAGggagacgatgatgaggtaTAAGACCGAGCtaggggaggaagggaagaggttggtgaggttggtggagatggggttggggcttgaggagggggagctggggcgctggattggtgatgatgggaaacagggggagggggggtggcaTCACGCACGGGTCTTGCGGTTTCCTCCCCGGAACAAGACTaatgggaaagggaaggaggggagggggattggCTCGCACACGGATTATGGGCTGCTGGTTATCTCGGCGcaggatgaggttggggggttgtttatTCGGCGGCCGAGtcgggaggagaggtttgcGAATTGGGAGGAGAGTGCTGCGGgcttgagggaggaggaggaggggtgggttttTGTCCCGCCTGTTGGGGGGACGCATACGGTTATTCttg GGGATATGATGCAGTACTTGACGAGAAACTACCTCACCGCAACGCCTCACAAGGTCGGCCTGAACACACGAGAGAGGTTCGCGTTTGCGTATTTTCACGAGCCGAGCTTTCAGGCTGTGTTGAAGCCCCTGAATGGTGGTGTCATCCCAACAGACCTAGACGAcagcagaaaaaaagacaagggGGTGCACTATGGGACGCATTTCACGAATATGTTTATCAGGAATTATCCCGAGAGGATCACGACGAAGAGGTTGCTGGCCGAGGGGCGGTatgggttgttggagaggcCTGAGTTGAGGACTATTGGGGCGGTTCCTACTACCACCACTGTCGAGAAGTCGGTATGA